A stretch of the Clarias gariepinus isolate MV-2021 ecotype Netherlands chromosome 26, CGAR_prim_01v2, whole genome shotgun sequence genome encodes the following:
- the atp6v1ab gene encoding V-type proton ATPase catalytic subunit A, which translates to MDFSKLAKIQNEEREGEFGYVHGVSGPVVTASSMAGAAMYELVRVGHSELVGEIIRLEGDMATIQVYEETSGVSVGDPVLRTGKPLSVELGPGIMGSIFDGIQRPLKDINDLTKSIYIPRGVNIGALNRDLKWEFSPSKSLRVGSHITGGDIYGMVYENSLIKHKIMLPPKNRGTVTYVAPPGSYDVSDVVLELEFEGVKEKFTMVQVWPVRQVRPVTEKLPANHPLLTGQRVLDALFPCVQGGTTAIPGAFGCGKTVISQSLSKYSNSDVIIYVGCGERGNEMSEVLRDFPELTMEVDGKVESIMKRTALVANTSNMPVAAREASIYTGITLSEYFRDMGYNVSMMADSTSRWAEALREISGRLAEMPADSGYPAYLGARLASFYERAGRVKCLGNPEREGSVSIVGAVSPPGGDFSDPVTSATLGIVQVFWGLDKKLAQRKHFPSVNWLISYSKYTRALDEYYDKHFPEFVPLRTKAKEILQEEEDLAEIVQLVGKASLAETDKITLEVAKLIKDDFLQQNGYTPYDRFCPFYKTVGILSNMISFYDMARHAVETTAHSDNKITWAMIREHMGEILYKISSMKFKDPVKEGEAKIKADYAQLLEDMQNAFRTLED; encoded by the exons ATGGACTTCTCCAAACTGGCCAAGATCCAAAATGAGGAGCGGGAGGGAGAGTTTGGATACGTACACGGCGTCTCCGGACCTG TGGTGACGGCTTCCAGCATGGCCGGGGCGGCGATGTACGAGCTGGTGCGTGTGGGCCACAGCGAGCTGGTGGGAGAAATCATCCGCCTGGAGGGAGACATGGCCACCATTCAGGTGTACGAAGAAACGT CTGGCGTGTCTGTCGGCGACCCGGTCCTGCGTACGGGGAAGCCCCTCTCTGTAGAACTTGGTCCTGGCATCATGGGCTCCATCTTCGACGGTATCCAGCGTCCACTGAAGGACATCAACGACCTGACCAAGAGCATTTACATCCCCAGAGGAGTGAACATCGGCGCCCTCAACCGTGACCTCAAATGGGAGTTCTCGCCCTCCAAGAGCTTACGG GTCGGGAGTCACATAACCGGAGGAGACATCTACGGCATGGTGTACGAGAACTCTCTCATCAAACACAAGATCATGCTGCCGCCCAAAAACCGCGGTACCGTCACCTACGTGGCGCCCCCTGGCAGCTACGATGTCTCG GATGTGGTGCTGGAGCTGGAGTTCGAAGGCGTGAAGGAGAAGTTCACCATGGTGCAGGTTTGGCCCGTGCGCCAGGTCCGACCCGTCACAGAGAAGCTGCCCGCTAATCATCCTCTGCTAACTGGCCAGCGAGTGTTGGATGCTCTTTTCCC GTGTGTACAAGGAGGCACCACGGCCATCCCAGGGGCTTTTGGATGCGGCAAAACCGTGATCTCTCAGTCCTTGTCCAAATACTCCAACAGTGACGTCATCATCTACGTGGGCTGCGGAGAGCGAGGTAACGAGATGTCAGAAGTACTGCGAGATTTCCCTGAG CTCACCATGGAGGTGGATGGGAAGGTGGAAAGCATCATGAAGAGAACAGCTCTGGTGGCCAACACCTCCAACATGCCCGTGGCCGCCCGAGAGGCGTCTATTTATACAG GAATCACTCTGTCTGAGTACTTCAGGGATATGGGCTACAACGTCAGCATGATGGCCGACTCCACATCTCGATGGGCCGAGGCTCTTAGAGAGATCTCTGGCCGTCTGGCCGAAATGCCTGCTG atagCGGTTATCCTGCCTACCTGGGAGCTCGTCTGGCCTCGTTTTATGAGCGCGCCGGCCGTGTGAAATGTCTCGGTAACCCTGAAAGGGAAGGCAGTGTTAGCATTGTGGGAGC CGTCTCGCCCCCTGGTGGAGATTTCTCTGATCCTGTGACATCTGCTACGCTGGGTATCGTACAG GTGTTCTGGGGTCTCGATAAGAAACTGGCCCAGAGGAAGCATTTCCCATCTGTAAACTGGCTGATCAGTTACAGTAAGTACACACGAGCGCTGGATGAATACTACGACAAGCATTTCCCTGAGTTTGTGCCGCTGCGCACCAAAGCTAAGGAGATCCTGCAGGAGGAAGAGGACCTGGCTGAGATCGTACAGCTCGTTggcaag GCTTCACTGGCTGAGACGGATAAGATCACACTTGAAGTGGCCAAGCTGATTAAGGATGATTTCCTGCAGCAGAACGGTTACACGCCTTACGACAG GTTCTGTCCATTTTACAAGACTGTGGGCATCCTGTCCAACATGATCTCCTTCTACGACATGGCCAGGCACGCGGTGGAGACCACCGCCCACAGCGACAACAAGATCACCTGGGCCATGATCCGGGAGCACATGGGCGAGATCCTTTACAAGATCAGCTCCATGAAGTTTAAG